In Clostridium sp. DL-VIII, the following proteins share a genomic window:
- a CDS encoding Maf-like protein, which produces MRVILASASERRVELLSRLIKEFDIIVSDFNEDKVLFKGSIDEYVKEIALGKAMNVRKKLCTDAIIISADTIVTLDNKILGKPKDEEDAFRMLKSLQDRKHLVYSGVAVMNTATNVIRQESLATEVVFSKISDEEILEYIKTGEPLDKAGAYGIQGIGGIFVKEIKGCYYNVVGLPLNKLKAMLEEVQ; this is translated from the coding sequence ATGAGAGTGATATTAGCTTCTGCTTCAGAAAGAAGAGTAGAACTTTTAAGCAGATTAATTAAAGAATTTGATATAATAGTCAGTGACTTTAATGAAGATAAAGTTCTTTTTAAAGGGTCTATAGATGAATATGTTAAAGAGATAGCACTTGGGAAAGCTATGAATGTTCGAAAGAAATTATGTACTGATGCAATAATAATATCAGCAGATACTATAGTAACATTAGACAACAAGATTCTTGGAAAGCCGAAGGATGAAGAAGACGCTTTCCGTATGCTTAAGTCTCTTCAAGATAGAAAACATTTGGTTTACTCGGGAGTTGCTGTCATGAATACAGCTACAAATGTAATTAGGCAGGAAAGCCTAGCTACAGAAGTGGTTTTCTCTAAAATAAGTGATGAAGAAATATTAGAGTACATAAAAACAGGTGAGCCTTTAGATAAAGCAGGAGCTTATGGGATTCAAGGTATTGGAGGAATTTTCGTTAAGGAAATAAAGGGATGTTATTATAATGTTGTTGGACTTCCATTGAACAAATTAAAAGCTATGTTAGAAGAAGTGCAATAA
- a CDS encoding SPOR domain-containing protein — protein sequence MRYTRYEYKKSSKVKFLFSVVVIVGISISGGLYASNVIFRGKEMHDISSSSNSGYSNELPEIIVLQCGYYSKEENAKESLTALAKYCEPFIVEDDGMYRVLAGMYNEDDGLKKMQEFKSNNIDVTKINLNIPDDSSENKKIVEIVNGFLTIINKLQDNEVKSIKTTEFKAWTDKIIKDGDNNSKKINDLGNYVENLPDEINKSNSNTNIQELYKLIKN from the coding sequence ATGAGATACACAAGATATGAATATAAAAAATCAAGTAAAGTAAAATTTTTATTTAGTGTTGTGGTTATTGTAGGAATATCAATAAGCGGCGGACTATATGCCAGCAATGTCATTTTTCGGGGAAAAGAAATGCATGATATTAGTAGCAGCAGCAATTCAGGTTATTCAAATGAACTTCCTGAGATTATAGTTCTGCAATGTGGATACTACTCAAAAGAAGAAAATGCAAAAGAATCATTAACTGCATTAGCTAAATATTGTGAACCTTTCATAGTAGAAGATGATGGAATGTACAGGGTGTTAGCAGGAATGTATAACGAAGATGATGGCCTTAAAAAAATGCAGGAATTTAAATCAAATAATATTGATGTTACTAAAATTAATTTAAATATTCCCGATGATAGCTCAGAGAATAAAAAAATAGTGGAAATCGTTAATGGATTTTTAACAATTATAAATAAACTTCAAGATAATGAAGTTAAGAGTATAAAAACTACAGAATTTAAAGCGTGGACAGATAAAATTATAAAGGATGGAGATAATAATTCTAAAAAAATAAATGATTTGGGAAATTATGTAGAAAATTTACCTGATGAAATAAATAAATCGAATAGTAATACAAATATTCAAGAATTATACAAATTAATAAAAAACTAA